From Mastacembelus armatus chromosome 9, fMasArm1.2, whole genome shotgun sequence:
TGCCTGTAGACATTGATCCAGACTCTTTTCTTCATATATACTTTACCCTTACGTCTACCCTTAGCTTTCCACAAAATTATAGCTCACCTGATGGGTTCCATATTTATTTAGGGTTGACAGAAATTTGAAAACTGAGCTTAGATCTGTGTCTGGGGGCAACATCAATACAGGTGCAGCTTGGTTCACTGTAAAATACTAAGGATTTCCTTGGCATTCTCTGTGTTCCAGCCTTGGCCCTGTAGTGGGCCCTCACAAGCAAGCACATATTTGTTGAGGATCTGTGTACCAATGTCCCGAAATTGGAGGCGATCTTCTTTGTGTTCCATAGTGTCCGCACTGCAATCCTCATATTTAACAGCCCAGAAACACATTTCCCCAATGTACATCATTgtcagcaggtgtgtgtctgagaaGATGCCTGGTCAAAACATAAGTAGGTGGTGAGCATAATGAAAAGCAGAGCAACACAGCAGATTCTGTTAGTCATTCAAAGACAACTGATGACATATTTACCTTCAGACAGGAAGCTTGCTGTTGTTGTGTCATGGAGCACCACCCCATCGTTGAGCTTCACTGAGTTTCTCACCTGCAGCATCCGCATCAGATATCGCACACCTTCCTGAATACACTGGATTACAATATCACCACATTAGCATTAGGCCTAATATGAGCACATGTCAACAAAATCCTCAAATACTAAAATTTTGTTTTGACCAAAACAAAGTGGATGTGTTGTGGCATAATCAATCATGCTCACGTCAAAGACATTTATTGAATCTACTTACTATATCTATTTCTCACAGTGTGGTACCTTAAGGAATGTGTCCTTGTTCTTCTTGATCCACTGCTTTCGCTGATGAAGGGTGTGGCAGTACATGTACAGCAGAGCTCCACGTCTCCAATAGAGGCATTCTAAGAGCTCTAGGCCCAACACAGTCTGCACCTGTCATTGAACAAAGACATGAATATTACTGTTACATAATAAAATGGAAGTAGATTTGGGCAAGTGTGTTCTGTGGAACCATAAACCAATAAGAAATTTAAAGGTGAATTTGGGGGAGTTTCCCTTATTCGATTCCAGGGTCTAAGGCCAAAGGGTGTCATATGTAACATATGACTGTAAAACCTCTTGATCCAATTTTAATGTGGCCAGCACTGTTTACATCTATTTTATGCCATTAATCAATACCGGTTATTCTGTAGATGGTCATAGAGGGCCTGGAGCCACATATTTTACTCAGATAACTGGTATATATTGCATGATTTATTAACATTCTTTAATCTTGATTTCATGCTGTTATTGCTCACGTTCACCAAACCATTCAGagatatatgtatacacacacctCTTGTCCTGGTGCTAACCTCCCTGCCAAAACCTCTGGCTCAGTCAAGTcttgcagcagctgctggattTTATAAGGGGAACAGTCCTCTGGGAACTCCTGGTCCACCAGTTTATTCTCTTCATAAAAGGTGATGTCTAGGATCAcctaaatgataaaaaaaaatacacaacactCCACATTAAACACTAAATCTAAACAAAATTATGACAAATTTTCTAAATTACAAGAATCTTTTATAAGTCATCAAACAtttgcatccatccatctcacTAAATTACTTGAGTGAATGCTTCATTGATAGATGAAACTGATATTTACAAGGAAGTGGTTGCCAAGCTATAACTAACTACTGACTCCTGCACACCTTGGCTTAAATTCTTAACCTAAGAATTTCATAAAGCTTGGTACCCAATTACAACTTTAACAAATTAGACtttcatttatacatttttaacagtAATGGTTTTCGAATAGTAAATATACCCATAATTCGTAAATATACAGTTAGAGTAGTATATGATTTTGAAATAACACTAACTTAAGAAGCTTCTGCAGCAGTTTTGGCAATTCATTAATCACATGTgtcatttatcaaacaaaaagtctgtgtttgttcaCTCCAGCTTCTCAATTCTGAGGACACCTTTCCTTGTTTTCTACAATTACACACTATTATTGACACTTGAAGCCCCAGATGAGAAAAGCAATTTGAAGATcatgtttctgatgttttaattaaatattcaaCTGAAAACAAGATAATCAAATAATCCCTGAAGAAAACCAGATATTATTTTCAGATCTAGAGATTTAACGAAGTTTGGTGTAATGAAGTACCTGCGTGTAATCCTGAAGCAGCTTGGAAAGGTTACTACTCTCCCCTCCTGGTCTGTAATAACTTTTCAAGGTGTCTAGTACGGCAGACGCATTCTGTAAATAGTCATCATCTGTGGAAAAACCATAAGTTACCTCAACTGAGAAAAAACTATCCTGTGTTACACACAGCGCTGTTATTGGCCAAAGGTTCTTTATTTTCACATGTTCATGCAAAACAGTTTAATTGAcgctgaaacagaaacaagtcTCGACGTTGTAAACTATTACAGGAGCACAAACGTTAActaacattttaaagaaatatataatcctgaaatgtatttaaagatAGAAAAGATAAACAtctataatatgttttattaagCATTGAAGTCCGCGTAATTTTTCATGGTCACCTAATCGTTTGTCAAGAGTAACTATATAttttagctaacgttagccaacTTACGCTAGCCGTTAACTGAAACACCTATAcagttattttaaaacaattatcCGTTACCGAGCAGCGATACCATAACGTCTTTAAGTTAGTTCAGCTTTACCGTTTGTTAGCTAAAGTTAGGATATGTATTATTTGTAAACATGCAACATTTCATCAGAcagcagtttttgttgttgttatggtTGCAAGCTAGTTATATCGTTAGCTATTTTGCTACATGGCTAATAACCTGAATCACAATGTTagccaaaaacacaaagtgcCAACATTGGCTACAAAACCGGAGGAATTCTCAGCATCTAACGGTACCTTGCTTTTCGGCCCTGAGACTAGAACACTTGATGTCTAACTCAAATATCCTTCTCTCCAACTCAAAACCTTGTCGCCTGTACTCGTCGGCCATGACTAAAACTATTGGTCACGTGAGCCAGGAATGATTCACGTGCTCACACACCGTCAATTCTTTTTGCAGACCACCGTGTGTGCACGCACGCGCCCAAATGCGAAATGCTGTATTTTCTTAtacttatgtgtgtgtatttacattcattttgtcaggtagtcactagcgttagatggtACTCTTGACTTAGAGttaattgaaaataatattaactATACCgctgaagaaataaaaacgTTTCTGTTCAAGCTAAACcactagtgtaacacaagtgaaaatgtcgCCCAAAAGAAAACGTTATACTGCagacaaagtttggagtgagcgTCGCCATTCAGGAAACGCAAGAGAAAAAGCGGGCACTCACATTCACTACCCCCAGCCCGACTTTGGCGCAATTTAAttttacttgacacagatgaataaatATCGGGATGTACTTCTGCTAGTTGCCTAGCCAGTATGTTCTTCACATGCTAATTTATACTATAATTAGAAAAGCGACTCGTACGGTTTTTTTGTTCAACAAGGCAGTTTTTGCTTAAAGCGATTAAAGCTCAtgtgcgacttatagtccagacATTACGGTACTTGCATTGCATCATTCCCCCCCGTCTTAACGTCACCGTGACATTTTAATATACTCCGACTACTTTATAAAAGCGCAGTGGTGGTGAAAGGGTTAAATTCAAATTAGCTGGCCAAGCCTCCCAGACTCCCTCGTGCTAGTCCAGCCCATTGACACAGCAGCCAATGTCATCGTGGCGCTGACACGCTGCGCCAACAGCGATAGTAGCAACGATTTACGGCTCTTCAGTTTGCATCGTCTGTCGTTCACCGGGCTGCAGCTTTCACTGTGCTGCTCGGTTCATCCCCTGAGTGTAGCTTAAAACATGGCGGCCTTCAAAGCTTTGTACAGAGCGCAGAATTTATTCCTCAAAAACGGTTCCTGCACAACCAAATTAAATTTCATCAGCCACCAACTGAGCAAGGTCGGTATTTAAACCGTAATGTTCACTATTTGTGTAAATAACTACATTAAAATGAGACAGTTGGTAGTGACTGGGAGAAGATTGAGGTCATAACACTAAGAGGCTTTAATTCTCTTTGTTGTAAGGTGAAAGCTAGTGAGGGCATTTACCAACACACGTCacatatgttatttattttgctcaaatttaattttagattaTGATTTAAACTCATCTCAAGTTGCTGGGGATTCTTAGTATAGCAGCTATCTTTCAAATGATTAACTCTTTCATTCATGCttggtggttagtactgttgcctcacagctaaAAGGTTCCTAATTCGAAACCCAGCAgaggtctttctgtgtgtcatTTGCATGTTCAATCATTTGAGCTCAGATGTGTGTCATTGCAATGAGCAGGTTCTTAGAAATTCCACCCCTACCAGCATGGTTTACATCGCAATATTTCCAGCAGGTTTGTTTTAGTCAGTGCCTGAAGGCTGCAGTACAAGGAGCTGGTGTCTATAAATAGCAAACAGTATAGTCTCAGAAATTAACAAGATGTTTGAGGTGACATCTGGTGAGTGTAATGCTGATAATAATGTCAATAATGAGGAAAAAGGAATTGTAACTGTAACTTAAACAGAACCAAATATTTAAAGTGACTTGATAAACATCTGATTTTGTTAAGTAAGCAATAGTTTGCTGTTCACTGCAAAAAAGGCTTTCACTATGGAGTTTCCTTCTCTACATCCAAATAACAAATAGTTCAGTACTTAGTCACcagaaatcacaaaaatataatattggATTAGAATATTACCCAGTTAAAATACCATTGCAGAACACAACAGATGACTTTAAACGTGTCCTCAGCTACCCCTGACTCTTGGCTGCGCATTGCCCTAAAACTTGGTTCCTTTTCTTGTGGGATTTGGCATCTggccaactttttttttttttttttttaaattaaaaatgtttcacatttttaagtACTGAACTTGAATTACAAAATCACTTGCAGTCTACTTCTGGTCCTGATGAAGCTcctttataaaaaaacaaacaaactataatatacacattttgtaaattgttATGGATAATTCTTTATGCTTTCTTCAGACTTGCAGCTGTTATTTTTCCACCTCCAGCCAGAGAAATTCACAGTTCTACTCAGATGCTACAGATGCAGTAAAAGATATCCCTGATGGAGCTACAGTTCTGGTGGGAGGTAGGATCAACTAACTACAGAGTTCAAGATATGATGGTTAGATGCAGACCTATGTGACCGTGGTGGAAAATTGTCACAGATTTGAGCTGCTTGAAGGTtttgttaaataataataataagaagataTTAATTAATGTACTCTATGTCGAATGACTGTAGCAAAGTCAATTTGAACTGCATCTGAGGAATAGATTACCATCACACAAATTACACAGCTCTTATTTATAATTAAGTTTGGAGTGACGTTAACTATTTTCTACTTTGCTTTTCTATAAGAGGGGAAAACAGCTTTCTGGACTTTGGTTTTTCCTGTGTGATTTGTTAAAGTTGGTGAGatcatctgtttattttctctacAAATCCATGGTGTCCCTAATCTACTAGGTTAAAGGTTCCACCTTAAACGACCGCAGTTCATTCTTTAACCCTTTTTGTAATGATTCCTTTGTTACCTTTATGTTGTTCTTCATTACGCATGAactttttttggtgttttaataCAGGTTTTGGGTTATGTGGTATCCCAGAAAATCTTATCAACAGTTTACTGAAGACTGGTGTAAAGGGTCTCACTGCAGTCAGCAACAATGCAGGGTAAGTCTGTATATGTAGAGTGCATGCATGTTTAACGAATGAATTGATAGCAagcattttcaaaatgattGTGTTGATACAGACGATACAGTTATATTTGAATTAGGGTTACAGCTATCGACCgtttttggagtcgagtattctgccgaatatttcagcgatgACTCGAGTAATCAGATAAaattgacttttgcatttttaaacattaatactattgtgtaaatgacatgttaccttaaaatgacgttaccttgtgaTGGGGTGAgctggtctggttcacaaccAATCTTTTCAGATGTTGGagcattgacgaagtgctgctgtggttcgccagttctactttacagtACACGCTTTGCACCGtgctgtcatcttttttaagtttgaaatgatcccaaatgtcatttctctttcactaaaaatataaattaaaaccaatgaaatagttttaaatataaagttgGCAATAGTATTATCAAACATTAAATTGActtatttttaccttttgaGTATTGGGAGGGAAAGTGAAAAGCTTGTGTTCTCCAATCATGTTGGAAATGTATACTGTTTCAATCTGCTACTGTGTGGTCAGTCATATGATAGTCACATCTAAACATCAAAGTCCTGCTTGTTACCTGTTTAAAAAGACAGTTGGGGCAATTAAAAAGAGGATTCAGTGAGTGAGACGCAGCCGTTCCACTCCTTCTCCAGCTTGTCTTGATTTGGATTTGTGGTGGAGCCTGTCAATGTATCTGCTGATTTTCATTACAGATCAGTTTTAAACTCATATTAGTGAGCTGCTGTAGACGTTATCACTCTTTCTTCAAACAGACACTGCTGATCTGGACAGGTGCCCTGAAGTTAGCCTTTGATAAGTAATCAGAGTTGCTTGCACTAGAAAAGTGTGTTCAGTGGCCAGGTGATAAtgtttgtgtattgtgtgtCTTT
This genomic window contains:
- the rimoc1 gene encoding RAB7A-interacting MON1-CCZ1 complex subunit 1, with product MADEYRRQGFELERRIFELDIKCSSLRAEKQDDDYLQNASAVLDTLKSYYRPGGESSNLSKLLQDYTQVILDITFYEENKLVDQEFPEDCSPYKIQQLLQDLTEPEVLAGRLAPGQEVQTVLGLELLECLYWRRGALLYMYCHTLHQRKQWIKKNKDTFLKCIQEGVRYLMRMLQVRNSVKLNDGVVLHDTTTASFLSEGIFSDTHLLTMMYIGEMCFWAVKYEDCSADTMEHKEDRLQFRDIGTQILNKYVLACEGPLQGQGWNTENAKEILSILQ